Proteins encoded in a region of the Eschrichtius robustus isolate mEscRob2 chromosome 16, mEscRob2.pri, whole genome shotgun sequence genome:
- the OXT gene encoding oxytocin-neurophysin 1, protein MAGPSLACCLLGLLALTSACYIQNCPLGGKRAVLDLDVRKCLPCGPGGKGRCFGPSICCGDELGCFMGTAEALRCQEENHLPSPCQSGQKPCGSGGRCAAAGICCSPDGCRGDPACDPEAAFSQL, encoded by the exons ATGGCCGGACCCAGCCTCGCCTGCTGCCTGCTCGGCCTCCTGGCTCTGACCTCCGCCTGCTACATCCAGAACTGTCCCCTGGGCGGCAAGCGGGCCGTGCTGGACCTCGACGTACGCAAG TGTCTCCCCTGCGGCCCCGGGGGCAAAGGCCGCTGCTTCGGGCCCAGCATCTGCTGCGGGGACGAGCTGGGCTGCTTCATGGGCACGGCCGAGGCGCTGCGCTGCCAGGAGGAGAACCACCTGCCGTCGCCCTGCCAGTCGGGCCAGAAGCCGTGCGGGAGCGGGGGCCGCTGCGCCGCCGCCGGCATCTGCTGCAGCCCGG ATGGCTGCCGCGGCGACCCCGCCTGCGACCCCGAGGCCGCCTTCTCCCAGCTCTGA
- the AVP gene encoding vasopressin-neurophysin 2-copeptin has product MPDATLPACFLGLLAFTSACYFQNCPRGGKRAMSDLELRQCLPCGPGGKGRCFGPSICCGDELGCFMGTAEALRCQEENYLPSPCQSGQKACGTGGRCAAAGICCNDESCVTEPECREGASFPRRARASDLSNATLLDGPSGALLLRLVQLAGAPEPAEPAQPGVY; this is encoded by the exons ATGCCCGACGCCACACTGCCTGCCTGCTTCCTCGGCCTGCTGGCCTTCACCTCCGCTTGCTACTTCCAGAACTGCCCAAGGGGCGGCAAGAGGGCCATGTCCGACCTGGAGCTGAGACAG TGTCTCCCCTGCGGCCCCGGGGGCAAAGGCCGCTGCTTCGGGCCCAGCATCTGCTGCGGGGACGAGCTGGGCTGCTTCATGGGCACGGCTGAGGCGCTGCGCTGCCAGGAGGAGAACTACCTGCCGTCGCCCTGCCAGTCCGGCCAGAAGGCGTGCGGGACCGGGGGCCGCTGCGCCGCCGCTGGCATCTGCTGCAATGACG AGAGCTGCGTGACAGAGCCCGAGTGCCGGGAGGGCGCCAGCTTCCCTCGACGCGCCCGGGCCAGCGACCTGAGCAACGCGACCCTGCTGGACGGGCCGAGCGGGGCCTTGCTGCTGCGGCTGGTACAGCTGGCGGGGGCGCCGGAGCCCGCTGAGCCCGCCCAGCCCGGCGTCTACTGA
- the UBOX5 gene encoding RING finger protein 37 isoform X1, with amino-acid sequence MVINLCLPQFRPRIYCNKISADGYEVENLISEDLTKRSHGFRTEYFIKPPVYVTVSFPFNVEICRINIDLTAGGGQNVTGLEMYTSALSSRVSWNTPEGQTPGPDEPSIPDKEAFTLVGKVLLKNQSQVVFSHRGFKARPPFGPMEATLPSPAVVAQELWNKGALSLSHVAHLKICITHVTGSGIPCIKRLEVWGQPAKTCSQEVIDSVLLVASESLPQDLSLQAPALPMESDCDPGGQSEGQQAPSSLLELAEVIRDVPEEFLDPITLEIMPYPMLLPSGKVIDQSTLEKCNRSEATWGRVPSDPFTGVAFTPHSQPLPHPSLKARIDHFLLQHSIPGCHLLGRAQTALAVTPSSIALPSQKRKMEQGEHAPDSSLGLNASCFSTTSLLVSPTTSEHTAKKMKAASELMDCSTGPVSHEQKLSQSLEIALTSTLGSMPSFTARLTRGQLQHLSTRGSSASWRPGSSSEQPGSILGPECTSCKRVFSPYFKKEPVYQLPCGHLLCRPCLGEKQRSLPMTCIACQQPFANQDVLRVHF; translated from the exons ATATCAGCTGATGGTTATGAAGTAGAAAATCTCATCTCTGAAGACCTCACAAAGAGAAGTCATGGTTTTAGGACAGAGTATTTCATTAAGCCACCAGTCTATGTGACAGTTTCCTTTCCCTTCAATGTGGAAATCTGTAGGATTAACATAGACCTCACAGCTGGGGGAGGCCAGAATGTCACTGGCCTGGAAATGTATACATCTGCCTTGTCCAGCAGAGTGTCTTGGAATACCCCCGAGGGCCAGACCCCAGGCCCAGATGAGCCATCCATTCCGGACAAAGAAGCGTTCACTTTGGTGGGCAAAGTCTTGTTGAAAAACCAGAGCCAAGTGGTGTTTAGCCACAGGGGCTTCAAAGCCAGGCCACCTTTTGGCCCGATGGAAGCCACACTCCCCTCCCCTGCTGTTGTGGCCCAGGAGCTCTGGAATAAAGGGGCTCTTTCTCTTAGTCATGTGGCCCATCTCAAGATTTGTATCACCCATGTGACAGGCAGTGGTATCCCTTGTATCAAGCGGTTGGAAGTATGGGGTCAGCCAGCCAAAACCTGCTCTCAGGAGGTGATAGACAGTGTTTTGCTGGTTGCCTCAGAGAGCCTCCCTCAGGACTTGTCTCTACAGGCCCCAGCCTTGCCCATGGAGAGTGACTGTGATCCTGGGGGCCAGTCTGAGGGCCAGCAGGCCCCCTCCAGCCTACTGGAGCTGGCCGAGGTAATTCGGGATGTACCTGAAGAGTTCCTGGATCCCATCACCCTGGAGATCATGCCTTACCCCATGCTGCTGCCCTCAGGCAAGGTCATTGACCAGagcacgctggagaagtgtaacCGTAGTGAAGCCACATGGGGCCGAGTGCCCAGTGACCCTTTCACAGGAGTAGCCTTTACTCCacactcccagcccctgcctcacCCCTCCTTGAAGGCCCGGATCGACCATTTCCTGCTGCAGCACTCCATCCCTGGCTGCCACCTGCTTGGGAGAGCACAGACTGCATTGGCAGTGACCCCTTCTTCCATTGCTCTGCCCTCTCAGAAAAGGAAGATGGAGCAGGGTGAACATGCCCCAGACAGTAGCCTTGGCTTAAATGCTTCCTGTTTTTCTACCACAAGCCTTCTGGTCTCACCCACTACCTCAGAGCACACTGCTAAGAAAATGAAAGCTGCCAGTGAGCTCATGGATTGTTCAACAG GTCCAGTATCCCATGAGCAAAAGCTGTCACAAAGCTTAGAAATTGCCTTGACGTCAACCCTTGGCTCCATGCCCTCCTTCACAGCTCGGCTGACCAGGGGACAGCTCCAGCACCTCAGCACAAGAGGGAGCAGTGCTTCCTGGAGGCCAGGCTCCAGCTCGG AGCAGCCTGGGAGCATCCTGGGCCCCGAATGCACATCCTGCAAAAGAGTGTTCTCTCCCTACTTCAAAAAGGAGCCCGTGTACCAGCTTCCCTGTGGCCATCTCCTGTGCCGGCCCTGCCTGGGTGAGAAGCAACGCTCCCTGCCCATGACATGCATAGCCTGCCAGCAGCCATTTGCCAACCAGGACGTTCTGCGGGTTCACTTCTGA
- the UBOX5 gene encoding RING finger protein 37 isoform X2 — MVINLCLPQFRPRIYCNKISADGYEVENLISEDLTKRSHGFRTEYFIKPPVYVTVSFPFNVEICRINIDLTAGGGQNVTGLEMYTSALSSRVSWNTPEGQTPGPDEPSIPDKEAFTLVGKVLLKNQSQVVFSHRGFKARPPFGPMEATLPSPAVVAQELWNKGALSLSHVAHLKICITHVTGSGIPCIKRLEVWGQPAKTCSQEVIDSVLLVASESLPQDLSLQAPALPMESDCDPGGQSEGQQAPSSLLELAEVIRDVPEEFLDPITLEIMPYPMLLPSGKVIDQSTLEKCNRSEATWGRVPSDPFTGVAFTPHSQPLPHPSLKARIDHFLLQHSIPGCHLLGRAQTALAVTPSSIALPSQKRKMEQGEHAPDSSLGLNASCFSTTSLLVSPTTSEHTAKKMKAASELMDCSTGPVSHEQKLSQSLEIALTSTLGSMPSFTARLTRGQLQHLSTRGSSASWRPGSSSAWEHPGPRMHILQKSVLSLLQKGARVPASLWPSPVPALPG, encoded by the exons ATATCAGCTGATGGTTATGAAGTAGAAAATCTCATCTCTGAAGACCTCACAAAGAGAAGTCATGGTTTTAGGACAGAGTATTTCATTAAGCCACCAGTCTATGTGACAGTTTCCTTTCCCTTCAATGTGGAAATCTGTAGGATTAACATAGACCTCACAGCTGGGGGAGGCCAGAATGTCACTGGCCTGGAAATGTATACATCTGCCTTGTCCAGCAGAGTGTCTTGGAATACCCCCGAGGGCCAGACCCCAGGCCCAGATGAGCCATCCATTCCGGACAAAGAAGCGTTCACTTTGGTGGGCAAAGTCTTGTTGAAAAACCAGAGCCAAGTGGTGTTTAGCCACAGGGGCTTCAAAGCCAGGCCACCTTTTGGCCCGATGGAAGCCACACTCCCCTCCCCTGCTGTTGTGGCCCAGGAGCTCTGGAATAAAGGGGCTCTTTCTCTTAGTCATGTGGCCCATCTCAAGATTTGTATCACCCATGTGACAGGCAGTGGTATCCCTTGTATCAAGCGGTTGGAAGTATGGGGTCAGCCAGCCAAAACCTGCTCTCAGGAGGTGATAGACAGTGTTTTGCTGGTTGCCTCAGAGAGCCTCCCTCAGGACTTGTCTCTACAGGCCCCAGCCTTGCCCATGGAGAGTGACTGTGATCCTGGGGGCCAGTCTGAGGGCCAGCAGGCCCCCTCCAGCCTACTGGAGCTGGCCGAGGTAATTCGGGATGTACCTGAAGAGTTCCTGGATCCCATCACCCTGGAGATCATGCCTTACCCCATGCTGCTGCCCTCAGGCAAGGTCATTGACCAGagcacgctggagaagtgtaacCGTAGTGAAGCCACATGGGGCCGAGTGCCCAGTGACCCTTTCACAGGAGTAGCCTTTACTCCacactcccagcccctgcctcacCCCTCCTTGAAGGCCCGGATCGACCATTTCCTGCTGCAGCACTCCATCCCTGGCTGCCACCTGCTTGGGAGAGCACAGACTGCATTGGCAGTGACCCCTTCTTCCATTGCTCTGCCCTCTCAGAAAAGGAAGATGGAGCAGGGTGAACATGCCCCAGACAGTAGCCTTGGCTTAAATGCTTCCTGTTTTTCTACCACAAGCCTTCTGGTCTCACCCACTACCTCAGAGCACACTGCTAAGAAAATGAAAGCTGCCAGTGAGCTCATGGATTGTTCAACAG GTCCAGTATCCCATGAGCAAAAGCTGTCACAAAGCTTAGAAATTGCCTTGACGTCAACCCTTGGCTCCATGCCCTCCTTCACAGCTCGGCTGACCAGGGGACAGCTCCAGCACCTCAGCACAAGAGGGAGCAGTGCTTCCTGGAGGCCAGGCTCCAGCTCGG CCTGGGAGCATCCTGGGCCCCGAATGCACATCCTGCAAAAGAGTGTTCTCTCCCTACTTCAAAAAGGAGCCCGTGTACCAGCTTCCCTGTGGCCATCTCCTGTGCCGGCCCTGCCTGGGTGA